One genomic window of Meles meles chromosome 3, mMelMel3.1 paternal haplotype, whole genome shotgun sequence includes the following:
- the LOC123938826 gene encoding olfactory receptor 2T29-like codes for MENTTWVANHTGRLDFELVGLFSQSNHPTLLCVVIFVVFLMALSGNTILILLIQCDVHLHNPMYFFITQLSLMDVMYISVTVPKMLMDQVIGVNKISAPECGMQMFLYLTLGGSEFFLLAAMAYDRYMAICHPLRYPILMNYRVCLLLVSSSWFLGSVDGFMLTSVSMTFPFCRSREIHHFFCEVPAVMKLSCSDTSLYETLMYLCCVLMLLIPVTIISSSYSFILFTIHRMNSAEGWKKAFATCSSHMMVVILFYGAAVYTYMLPTSYHTPKKDMIVSVFYTILTPVLNPLIYSLRNKDVTRALKKMLNVGSVLHESIK; via the coding sequence ATGGAGAATACCACTTGGGTGGCCAACCATACTGGACGATTAGATTTTGAACTAGTGGGACTCTTCAGTCAATCCAACCACCCAACTCTTCTTTGTGTGGtcatttttgtggttttcctAATGGCCTTGTCTGGAAATACCATCCTGATCCTTCTGATACAGTGTGATGTTCACCTGCACaaccccatgtacttttttatcaCCCAATTGTCTCTCATGGATGTGATGTACATTTCTGTCACTGTGCCCAAGATGCTCATGGACCAGGTCATAGGAGTGAATAAGATCTCAGCCCCTGAATGCGGGAtgcaaatgtttctttatttgacactaggaggttcagaatttttccttctagctgccatggcctatgaccgctatatGGCCATCTGCCATCCACTCCGTTATCCTATCCTCATGAACTATAGGGTGTGTCTCCTCTTGGtgtcttcttcctggtttctaGGATCTGTGGATGGATTTATGCTCACATCCGTCAGCATGACCTTCCCCTTCTGTAGATCCCGGGAGatccatcatttcttctgtgaggtCCCTGCTGTAATGAAGCTTTCCTGCTCAGACACTTCCCTCTATGAGACCCTCATGTACCTGTGCTGTGTTCTCATGCTCCTCATCCCTGTGACAATCATTTCAAGCTCCTATTCTTTCATCCTCTTCACCATCCACAGGATGAActcagcagagggatggaagaaGGCCTTTGCCacttgttcttcccacatgatgGTAGTCATCCTCTTCTATGGTGCTGCTGTCTATACCTACATGCTTCCCACCTCCTATCACACCCCAAAGAAGGACATGATTGTATCTGTCTTTTACACTATACTCACTCCTGTTCTAAATCCTTTAATTTATAGTCTTAGGAATAAGGATGTAACAAGGGctctaaaaaaaatgttgaatgtggGATCTGTCTTACATGAAAGTATAAAGTAG